The genomic region ATCGAATTTTAGTTGAAATTTATCTCCCGGAGTAAGGGTGTCATTTTCTTTAACAAATGTACCATCAGATTTTTCTAATACTAACGTTCCATTTTTAATGATATTTTCCTCGATTAGTTTTGGCTCTCGTTGCTCTTCATCATTTAACACTTGAATATCTGAGTCTGATTCAACCTTTTCTTTGTCTTGAGTCTCTACTGTTAAGTTTTCTTCATCATTATCTTCAATATCTTTGTCTTCATCTTTCGCTGCTTCTTCCGTCTCCGCGATTACTTCGTCTTTTTCATCTGCAACTTTTTCGTCTTTTTTTTCTTCTGCTTCCACATTTTGGTTTTTCTCATCTTCCTTTTGAATTTTTTCCGATTCCTGTTTGGAATCAACCTCAAAAGAAACATTGATAACCTTTTTTTGTTCCTTTAAATTAAAAGGAATAGATATTTTTTCATTACCGCCTATAATTTCCTTATTAAAAGCTGCTGCAATCGTTAACTTTCCACCAGAACCAGCATGGTTTTTTACTTCTTCATTGAAAGTAACTGTTACGGTGCCGTCTGCAGCAACATTGAAAGTGCCTACTTCTATATTATCCGACGATGTTATTTTACCTTGTTGTTTCTTTTGAACCTTTAGTTGCGCAGGAAGCTTAAATGAGTATGTATCCCCGCCGTTTACCTCCAACCCTGTTAAGGTCCAATCATAATTCACATTTACCACGGAATCTAAGTTTGATAGATGATTATGATTTTTACCGGCATCGATAATTGAACCATTTTCATCCTTCAACTTCACGTTTGTCAATATACTTTGTCCTAGTTCCTTTGCTATTGCCGTATGGGGAACCCCGATTCCACCTGCAATCGTATGGGAAACTAGAATAAATATGAACGCAATAAGACTTATTTTTTTTCTCAATTCCATTCTCCTTTCATCATTTTCAAAAATATTGCTTGAAACAAAAATTATTTCATCGTTCTCCCGCAATACGAGACTTTCTCCTTACGAATCGTTGCTTTTATCCCTGCATTAGATGTCTTAACATCACTTTGTTCGCTATTTTGATTGTGTCTAATGTCCTTGAAATATACATTGCGTTTCTGAACATTTTCTGAACAAAAACAGTATAAAACCGCTTTTGCAGCGGATTTTGCCATCTAAATTAAGATGTTCATTATTTTGTTACAGTTTAAATAGCAAAACTTCCAAGCTTAAGACGGTCTGAAATATGTTTATATTGACGTTTTTTGAATCCCTAAATCATGGATATTATTTTTAATTTTCTAAAAACTGCAACAAGCTTGTATTTTATTAAAACAATTGCTAAAATTCTTTCTTGTATGTTTAGAAAATACTAAATAGGGAGTTTTGAGAGGGTAGAAATGAATAATGTTGAAAATGATGTAAAACAAAAGCTTTTACATGAAATTAAACTTCTAAGAGATGAAATGATTTTTTCTGGGGTAACTAAAGGATTAAATCATGACGAAACGTTAGAACTTAGTAGAAAATTAGATCAAGCCTTGAACATATACAATTCTTTAAAGTATAGGTGAGTTAGGTTTCCCACGATGATCATTAAGACCTGCTTCCCCGAGTCCCGATACGTTTTTACCTAGCGATAAATATAAGTAAGTATGTCAGGAAAACCAAGTTCCTTAGCAAGTTCTTTATATGCCATTTCACCTTCAAATTTATGGTTTTTGCCTTTTTTAAGCCAAAATAAATCCCTTATATAGCAGTATGGTTTTTTCATACTGTCTACACAAAAGGGATAATATCACTCACTTGCCAGGCTTAAGGTTGGTTATTTTCGTTTTTCAGACAGTTTGGACACGATTAGCACACCAAAAGCGAGAATATTCTCTTTATCAATACCCATTAACAAAAAGGCTAGTTTGTTTTCATTATAGACATGTTTTAAAGACTAATAATGGCATTCCACTATTGCATACGTTAGCTTAATAACAGACTTCCCCACCAGGCAATGTAAATACGTCAAATCCATTGTCCCCTTGTAGTGTCCATCCCTCGAAGTAACTGCTAGCGTGAAATAATTCAAAGGTAAGATTATCTTCAAACTCTATAATAAATATTAGCTGTTCATAAAATGAAATGTTTAATATCTTCTTAGAAACGAGTAGATTTTTTACGTTTTTATGTGAGAATTTTTTTGGTTCGGATATACAATCTGTTTCACCTAATATAATTTCTTTACCTTTCCGAATTCTCCAAGGGCATTCGATCATTAGCCATCCTTTTTGAAAAATAATACCCAAAGGCAGATTTTCATCAATATTTACATCTGTTACAACTTGTCCGATAAAATAACTAAAGTCTATTTTATTTAAATTTTCCATTCAACCAACTCCTGAAAAACCGTTTCTAATGACAATAATTCCGTAATTAAGTTTGTATTCCTTCTTCAACTATTCCTTCCTTTCATTGATTCCTAATTCAATTCATGCGCCTATAGTTGAATAACGATGCCCATAATTATTTCAAAAATGACGGAACAAACTAACGTCCATATTGTTTGTATAATCACAAAAGAACTTAGTACACTGTGATGTTTGATGTTAGCTATATTTTTAGCAACTTTTAGATTGATTGGCACAAAGAACACGGAAAAAAGTAGTCCTCCTTGAAAGTGAAATACAAAAATGAATAATTGCTAAGTTAGCAGTTAAATCTGCTACTGCGCCTCCAATTAAAAAGAACGGAAAACCAGCCCATATAAAAAAAGTTAAAACTAATAGGACTGATGCCATGACAACTAACATAAAGTTACTTTTAAGCACCCTTAAATAAGTTTGAAAATATAGACTCATTATTTTCCACCTTCTTATTTTTTAACAATTATAAAAATCCATTAAAAAATTGTTCTTTAATATCTTTACTTTCCTTTTCTAAATCCTTGACCGCTTCCGTAAGGAAGAAATAATTACATTCTAAGATTTGATAAGCTAGAGGAAATTTAAATTTTTTCTTCATCTAGTCACCTTCTTCGTCTATTGAAAACGTCTTCTTTTTTAAAATTTTAAAGGCAACTTAGCCATTCCAACACAATCCGACAAAAAATTATAAAAGAAAGATGGAACAACTATGGCAAAACAAAAAATGACTAATTACTTGGCGCATTCATTAAATTCTTGTTTATTGCGGCCAGTATGACAGGAAAAGGCATTGGGTAGCTGCCAGAACAACTTTGTTTTGACAGCCGAACAACGATTCTATTATACTTATGAATTGTGAAGAATCACCGTGGTTCGAAACCATCCCACGTAAAAAAACTAAGGAGCCAATTGAATATGAATGTAAAAACGCTAGTAAGCAACGGTATTTTAGCGGCATTGTATATTGCTGTATCCGCACTAATCCAACCGTTTGGATTTACGAA from Pueribacillus theae harbors:
- a CDS encoding aspartyl-phosphate phosphatase Spo0E family protein → MNNVENDVKQKLLHEIKLLRDEMIFSGVTKGLNHDETLELSRKLDQALNIYNSLKYR